In one window of Blastocatellia bacterium DNA:
- a CDS encoding alanine racemase, translated as MRIQDLETPAVLIDLDVMERNLTRMAEYCRRHGLALRPHTKTHKIPELAHRQIESGASGITVAKVGEAEVMSQAGLTDILIAYPIVGREKATRVAALAERTSLMVSLDSEEAARDISTSARERGVRVGLLVELDVGFRRCGVSRPEDAIALARVIQDLPNVEFRGLMFYPGHFMVPEPERRRLLEDVNARLLRFYEAFDRVDLPIAIVSGGSTPTAYLSHEFVGVTEIRPGMYIFNDRTMVGLGVARLEDCALSVLVTVVSTSVSGRAIVDGGSKTFSNDRYRAGDGRGFGLVREDPEAEVEALSEEHGHLDISRSSRRYRVGERLTIIPNHVCTVMNLHDEVYGVRGDRVEVVWRVAARGRVR; from the coding sequence ATGCGCATTCAGGATCTGGAGACGCCAGCGGTTCTCATTGATCTCGATGTGATGGAACGCAATCTCACCCGCATGGCCGAATACTGCCGACGGCACGGGCTCGCATTGCGCCCGCATACGAAGACGCACAAAATCCCGGAGCTGGCCCACCGGCAGATCGAAAGCGGCGCTTCAGGTATCACCGTCGCCAAGGTGGGGGAAGCGGAGGTGATGAGCCAGGCAGGGCTCACCGACATCTTGATCGCCTATCCGATCGTGGGGCGAGAGAAGGCGACACGCGTGGCGGCGTTGGCCGAGCGAACCTCGCTCATGGTCTCGCTCGACTCCGAAGAAGCTGCTCGCGATATCTCCACAAGCGCCCGGGAGCGTGGTGTGCGCGTCGGTTTGCTCGTCGAGCTGGACGTCGGTTTCCGACGATGCGGCGTCTCGCGCCCGGAGGACGCCATCGCTCTGGCTCGCGTGATCCAGGATTTGCCGAACGTAGAATTTCGTGGCTTGATGTTCTACCCAGGCCATTTTATGGTCCCTGAACCCGAACGGCGACGACTCCTGGAAGACGTCAATGCCCGTCTCCTCCGCTTTTACGAAGCCTTCGATCGAGTGGACCTTCCGATTGCCATCGTGAGTGGAGGATCTACCCCAACCGCCTATCTCTCCCATGAGTTCGTCGGGGTGACAGAGATTCGCCCCGGGATGTACATCTTCAATGACCGCACGATGGTCGGCCTAGGCGTCGCTCGTCTTGAGGATTGCGCTCTCTCGGTTTTGGTGACTGTTGTCAGCACGTCTGTCTCCGGACGCGCCATCGTGGACGGGGGATCAAAGACCTTCTCCAATGATCGGTATCGCGCCGGCGATGGCCGTGGTTTTGGCCTCGTGCGAGAGGATCCGGAAGCCGAGGTGGAGGCGCTCTCTGAAGAACACGGGCATTTGGACATCTCGCGCTCTTCTCGTCGCTATCGCGTGGGGGAGCGTTTGACGATCATCCCGAATCACGTCTGCACCGTCATGAACCTGCATGATGAGGTCTACGGTGTTCGAGGCGATCGGGTGGAGGTCGTGTGGCGCGTCGCCGCCCGAGGCCGCGTGCGATAG
- the purH gene encoding bifunctional phosphoribosylaminoimidazolecarboxamide formyltransferase/IMP cyclohydrolase, producing the protein MTLTIKRALLSVSDKSGLLELAQGLHAQGVELISTGGTAALLRAAGLPVRDVSTVTGFPEILGGRVKTLHPMIHGGLLAVRQDPDHQRQVETYGLPLIDLVVVNLYPFAQTVARNEVTLTEALEEIDIGGPTLIRAAAKNFHDVAVLVDPADYAPFLEELHAQGSVSLATRLRLAQKAFAHVAEYDAAIADFFANRLSAGEDGVRIEPETETPLRLAVTLYRQQGLRYGENPHQKAALYRLPEDEPGVATARQLQGKDLSFNNYLDLDAAWALVTEFSEPACAIIKHTNPCGVATGETPAAAYRKALATDPVSAFGGIVGFNRPVTVEAAQALVELFLEAVIAPGYEPEALAILAQKKNLRVMLMELPLHGASPERRWSPYDLKRISGGLLLQTRDRLSWDPSTLRVVTRREPTTEEMEALRFAWIVCKHVKSNAIVLARPDQLIGVGAGQMSRVDSVKLAAMKAILPTEGSVLASDAFFPFRDGIDEAARHGVRAIIQPGGSIRDSEVIRAADEHGLAMVFTGIRHFKH; encoded by the coding sequence ATGACGTTGACGATCAAACGCGCATTGCTGAGCGTCTCGGACAAGAGTGGGCTCCTCGAACTCGCCCAAGGCCTTCATGCTCAAGGAGTTGAGTTGATCTCCACAGGAGGGACGGCTGCCCTTTTGCGCGCCGCCGGTCTCCCGGTTCGGGATGTCTCTACAGTGACCGGATTCCCGGAGATCCTGGGTGGAAGAGTCAAGACCCTTCATCCGATGATCCATGGAGGTCTGCTCGCTGTGCGCCAGGATCCGGACCATCAACGCCAAGTCGAGACCTATGGTCTTCCACTGATTGATTTGGTCGTCGTGAACCTATACCCCTTTGCTCAAACGGTAGCCCGGAATGAAGTGACATTGACCGAGGCGCTTGAGGAGATTGACATCGGTGGTCCCACACTGATCCGTGCTGCCGCGAAGAACTTCCATGATGTCGCTGTCCTGGTGGATCCGGCGGACTACGCCCCCTTTCTTGAAGAGTTGCACGCCCAGGGAAGCGTGAGTTTAGCCACGCGGCTGCGTTTAGCTCAAAAAGCTTTCGCTCATGTCGCCGAATACGATGCCGCGATCGCTGATTTCTTCGCCAACCGGCTCTCTGCTGGAGAGGATGGTGTGCGCATTGAGCCAGAGACGGAAACTCCTCTTCGATTGGCTGTCACCCTATATCGGCAGCAGGGGCTACGGTATGGGGAGAATCCTCACCAGAAGGCCGCGCTCTATCGCTTGCCTGAGGATGAGCCGGGAGTGGCCACGGCTCGACAGCTACAAGGAAAGGACCTGTCATTCAACAACTATCTGGATCTAGACGCCGCATGGGCGCTCGTGACGGAGTTCTCAGAACCCGCGTGCGCGATCATCAAGCACACGAACCCATGTGGGGTCGCAACGGGTGAGACTCCAGCCGCCGCCTATAGAAAAGCTCTGGCGACGGATCCGGTCTCGGCATTTGGCGGGATCGTTGGCTTTAACCGTCCGGTCACGGTCGAGGCTGCCCAAGCTCTCGTGGAGCTGTTCTTGGAAGCAGTCATCGCTCCCGGGTATGAACCAGAAGCCCTGGCGATTCTCGCTCAAAAGAAGAACTTGCGAGTGATGCTCATGGAACTGCCTCTCCATGGCGCCTCGCCTGAGCGGAGATGGAGCCCCTATGACCTGAAGCGAATCAGCGGAGGACTTCTCCTGCAGACGCGCGATCGGCTCTCCTGGGATCCCTCGACGCTCCGGGTCGTCACCCGACGGGAGCCGACGACTGAGGAAATGGAAGCCCTGCGCTTCGCCTGGATCGTGTGTAAGCACGTGAAGTCGAACGCGATTGTCCTCGCCCGCCCGGATCAGCTCATTGGCGTCGGAGCTGGACAGATGAGCCGCGTGGACTCTGTCAAGCTCGCCGCGATGAAAGCCATCCTTCCTACGGAAGGATCGGTCCTCGCTTCGGACGCCTTCTTCCCTTTCCGGGATGGGATAGACGAGGCTGCTCGACATGGCGTGCGTGCGATCATCCAGCCAGGTGGCTCAATTCGCGACTCGGAAGTGATCAGAGCTGCGGATGAGCATGGCCTGGCCATGGTGTTCACTGGGATCAGGCATTTTAAGCACTGA
- the nadA gene encoding quinolinate synthase NadA: protein MRPKRFDGRTFHERFTRYAADLYPGRYESLSFCEELAELANEILEWKEKRNAVLLAHNYQFPEVQEIADFIGDSLGLSQQAAQTSAQVIVFCGVHFMAETAAILCPDKLVLLPDLEAGCSLAACVTAPQLAAWRERNPNAVVVTYVNSTADVKALSDYCCTSRNAQKVIEAIPDDREILFLPDQYLGAVISGLTRRPLTLWPGQCHVHAKIAETAIERALEEHPEAEILIHPECGCATTCLARAVSGQLPRNAYFLSTEGMVRHIETSNAKTFLVATEKGMVYRLRVLYPDRTFYPVSHDALCEYMKCITLPKVLRSLKELIHPIRVPEEIAARARGAIARMLAIT, encoded by the coding sequence ATGAGACCGAAACGTTTCGACGGCCGCACGTTTCACGAACGGTTCACCCGCTATGCGGCAGATCTGTACCCCGGGCGATATGAGAGCTTGAGTTTTTGCGAAGAACTGGCGGAATTGGCGAATGAGATCCTGGAGTGGAAAGAGAAGCGCAACGCCGTGCTTCTTGCTCACAATTACCAGTTCCCCGAGGTCCAAGAGATCGCTGACTTCATTGGCGACTCTCTGGGGCTCAGTCAGCAGGCTGCTCAGACCTCGGCTCAGGTGATCGTCTTCTGCGGCGTTCACTTCATGGCCGAGACGGCCGCGATCCTTTGTCCCGATAAGCTTGTGCTCTTGCCCGATCTAGAAGCGGGGTGCTCCCTGGCAGCATGCGTGACAGCCCCGCAATTGGCCGCGTGGCGCGAGCGAAACCCCAATGCGGTCGTGGTCACGTATGTGAACTCGACGGCCGACGTCAAAGCCCTCTCGGACTACTGCTGCACGTCGCGCAACGCGCAGAAAGTCATCGAGGCGATTCCCGACGATCGAGAGATCCTCTTCCTTCCAGACCAATACCTGGGGGCGGTCATCAGCGGACTCACTCGACGCCCGCTCACGCTTTGGCCTGGCCAGTGCCACGTCCACGCGAAGATCGCTGAGACGGCGATCGAGCGCGCTTTGGAGGAGCATCCGGAAGCGGAGATCCTCATCCACCCCGAATGCGGATGCGCGACGACGTGCCTGGCTCGAGCTGTCTCCGGACAGCTCCCGCGCAATGCCTATTTCCTCTCGACCGAAGGCATGGTGCGCCACATCGAGACTTCCAACGCGAAGACCTTCCTTGTTGCGACCGAGAAAGGGATGGTCTATCGCCTGCGCGTGCTCTATCCCGACCGCACATTCTATCCCGTCTCGCATGATGCGCTCTGCGAGTACATGAAATGTATCACGCTGCCGAAGGTCTTGCGCTCGCTCAAAGAGTTGATTCACCCGATCCGCGTCCCGGAGGAGATCGCCGCGCGCGCCCGAGGCGCTATCGCGCGCATGCTCGCTATCACGTGA
- a CDS encoding MBL fold metallo-hydrolase, which produces MKSMISILMLAIALGGVGVVWPQEESVDVVRTDEGELRIRPIIHGSLMLEFRGKVIHVDPWSRGNYAGLPKADLILITDVHSDHMDRAMVDQLKKETTVILAPVAVAETIREAQVIRNGERRTVDGIAIEAVPMYNLVRGPGPGQLYHTKGRGNGYVLTLGGKRVYISGDTECVPEIKALKGIDIAFICMNLPFTMPPEEAAECVKAFRPKIVYPYHYRNSDLNVFLNALKEEPGIEVRLRKWY; this is translated from the coding sequence ATGAAGAGCATGATCTCGATCCTCATGCTGGCGATCGCGTTAGGAGGAGTTGGGGTCGTCTGGCCTCAAGAAGAGAGCGTGGACGTCGTGCGCACCGATGAGGGGGAGCTACGGATCCGACCCATTATACATGGGAGCCTGATGCTCGAATTCCGGGGGAAGGTGATCCACGTGGACCCTTGGAGCCGAGGGAACTACGCGGGCTTGCCGAAAGCTGATCTCATCCTCATCACCGACGTTCATTCGGACCACATGGATCGGGCGATGGTAGATCAGCTGAAGAAAGAGACGACGGTGATTCTGGCACCGGTTGCTGTCGCCGAGACCATTCGCGAAGCGCAGGTCATCCGCAATGGCGAGCGGAGGACCGTGGATGGGATCGCTATCGAAGCAGTCCCAATGTATAATCTCGTCCGTGGTCCGGGTCCCGGACAGCTTTATCACACGAAGGGGCGTGGCAACGGGTACGTGCTCACGCTCGGCGGGAAGCGCGTCTATATCTCCGGCGACACCGAGTGCGTTCCAGAGATCAAGGCCTTGAAGGGGATAGACATCGCCTTCATTTGCATGAACTTGCCCTTCACGATGCCGCCGGAAGAGGCCGCTGAGTGCGTGAAGGCATTTCGGCCCAAGATCGTCTACCCCTATCACTACCGCAATTCCGATTTGAACGTCTTCTTGAACGCGCTCAAGGAGGAACCGGGAATCGAAGTCCGCCTGCGAAAGTGGTATTAG
- a CDS encoding radical SAM protein: MGRCENCGIRSRLVAEHLGVCGTCLRRGSVEALERTTRIHSLTRRAFGLPESPPRDPRGRLCSICVNECRLVDDRLGYCGLPFAGRKMAVVRWYYDPLPTNCVADWVCAGGTGAGYPRFAYRNGPELGYKNLAVFYGACTFDCLFCQNWHYRWDRMRGMKSSASDLAQAVDARTSCICFFGGDPTPQLPHALEVAREAMERAQRAGRILRICFETNGTMHPRLAARMMDLSLTSGGCVKFDLKAWNESIHIALTGVTNARTLENFAQLARRISERPDPPPLVASTLLVPGYVDEEEVRALARFIAALDRTIPYRLLAFHPTFYLADLPHTSREHAARCYRAAREAGLERVSVGNLHLLREDTY; encoded by the coding sequence ATGGGACGATGTGAGAACTGCGGCATTCGCTCTCGTTTAGTGGCCGAGCACCTCGGAGTATGCGGGACGTGCCTTCGACGCGGGAGTGTCGAAGCGCTAGAGCGAACGACGCGCATTCATAGCCTTACGCGGCGCGCGTTCGGACTTCCAGAATCGCCGCCTCGGGATCCACGCGGACGGCTTTGTTCGATCTGCGTGAATGAATGTCGGTTGGTCGACGATCGTCTCGGGTATTGTGGGCTTCCCTTCGCCGGGCGCAAGATGGCTGTCGTTCGATGGTATTATGATCCGCTTCCCACCAATTGCGTGGCCGATTGGGTGTGCGCTGGAGGGACGGGGGCCGGATACCCTCGATTTGCCTATCGCAACGGCCCCGAGCTGGGATACAAGAACTTGGCCGTCTTTTACGGAGCGTGCACGTTCGACTGTCTGTTTTGTCAAAACTGGCATTATCGCTGGGATCGCATGCGGGGGATGAAGTCGAGCGCGAGCGACTTAGCTCAAGCCGTCGATGCCCGGACGTCATGTATCTGCTTTTTTGGAGGCGATCCGACTCCTCAATTGCCTCACGCATTGGAAGTCGCGCGCGAAGCCATGGAACGAGCGCAAAGAGCAGGGCGAATTTTGCGCATTTGCTTTGAGACGAACGGGACGATGCATCCGCGGCTCGCCGCACGGATGATGGATCTCTCGTTGACCTCCGGAGGATGCGTGAAGTTCGACTTGAAGGCGTGGAACGAATCTATCCACATCGCGCTGACGGGCGTGACGAACGCACGCACATTGGAGAACTTCGCCCAGTTGGCGCGGCGCATCTCGGAGCGTCCTGATCCTCCGCCCCTTGTCGCGAGCACACTGCTCGTGCCCGGATACGTGGACGAGGAAGAGGTTCGCGCTCTCGCTCGATTCATCGCCGCATTGGACCGCACGATCCCCTATCGGCTTTTGGCCTTCCACCCCACCTTTTATCTCGCCGATCTTCCTCATACCTCGCGGGAACATGCCGCGCGTTGCTATCGAGCAGCCCGCGAGGCGGGTTTGGAGCGCGTCAGTGTTGGGAATCTTCATCTCTTGCGGGAAGACACGTATTAA
- a CDS encoding S9 family peptidase: MTNVVRRILALTLALGLIGAIAPVFSQQKVKLLDKETFMEMESVGNPNISPDGQHIIFTRTWVNKMRDEYNSNLWIVDVAGTRVRELTSGNWRDSSPVWSPDGKRIAFLSNRDGTTQIHVMWVDTREVAQLTHLERAPSNLRWSPDGKYLAFTMLVPDNDPILPIKMPERPAGAQWARPAIVVDRLTWARDGQGLLPRGYTHVFVIDATLGGTPRQITSGKYNHTDPEWSADGKTIYVSAIRKPDWEYLRGDTEIYAVDLQTLDIKPLTDRRGPDANPTVSPDGRWIAYTGYDEKGYTFHISNLYLMDKDGGNKRVLADNLPSSPMAVTWAPDGSGVYFLVGEKGTTSIYFASLDGKIRKVLEGTHVLSGFSLARNGQVATVRSTFKEPGVLVTFNLRDPATMKKLVDVNEDVLAGVKLGDVEELWFTSTDGWKIQGWLIKPAEFDPTKKYPMVLWIHGGPWAMYSVAFNWAFQNFAANGYAVLYTNPRGSTGYGQEFVNGIQYAYPGKDYDDLMAGVDAALAKGWIDERNLFVCGGSGGGVLTAWIVGHTDRFAAAVSMRPVTNWHSFVGTTDGPSWYYQFRKFPWEDPMEYALRSPLHYVANVKTPTMIMTGEADLRTPIGQSEEFYRALKMLKKETLLIRMPEEYHSWRRPSHQLAQQLYLLAWFEKYKRKDKEEPVESAEPQSGRARREP, translated from the coding sequence ATGACCAACGTCGTTCGACGAATCCTTGCTCTCACGCTCGCCCTGGGGCTCATCGGTGCGATCGCCCCAGTCTTCAGCCAACAGAAGGTTAAACTCCTGGACAAGGAGACCTTCATGGAAATGGAATCCGTCGGGAACCCGAACATCTCGCCCGACGGCCAGCATATCATCTTCACTCGAACCTGGGTGAACAAGATGCGGGACGAGTATAACAGCAACCTCTGGATCGTGGACGTTGCCGGCACGCGCGTGCGCGAGTTGACGTCCGGGAACTGGCGCGACAGCTCACCGGTTTGGTCTCCAGACGGGAAGCGGATCGCCTTCCTCTCGAATCGCGATGGCACGACGCAGATTCACGTGATGTGGGTAGACACGCGCGAGGTCGCCCAATTGACGCATTTGGAGCGCGCGCCGAGCAACCTCCGATGGTCGCCCGACGGGAAATATCTCGCCTTCACGATGCTCGTCCCGGATAACGATCCTATCCTGCCGATCAAGATGCCCGAGCGACCGGCCGGGGCACAATGGGCGCGACCGGCTATCGTCGTGGATCGGCTCACGTGGGCGCGTGATGGCCAAGGCTTACTGCCGCGCGGCTACACCCACGTGTTCGTGATTGATGCGACGCTCGGGGGCACGCCCCGTCAGATCACCAGCGGCAAGTACAACCACACCGATCCCGAATGGTCGGCCGATGGGAAGACGATCTATGTCTCGGCCATCCGCAAGCCCGATTGGGAGTACTTGCGTGGCGACACGGAGATCTACGCCGTTGACCTCCAGACGCTCGACATCAAACCGCTCACGGATCGCCGAGGCCCGGACGCGAATCCGACGGTCTCTCCTGATGGCCGATGGATCGCCTACACGGGCTATGATGAGAAGGGCTACACGTTCCACATCTCCAACCTCTACCTCATGGACAAGGATGGCGGGAATAAGCGCGTCCTCGCCGACAATCTGCCCAGCTCGCCGATGGCCGTGACGTGGGCGCCCGATGGATCGGGCGTATACTTTCTCGTTGGGGAAAAGGGGACAACGAGCATCTACTTCGCCTCGCTTGACGGCAAAATCCGAAAGGTCCTGGAAGGAACGCACGTTCTCTCCGGCTTCTCGCTCGCCAGGAACGGGCAAGTCGCCACCGTCCGCTCAACGTTCAAGGAACCGGGTGTGCTCGTCACCTTCAACCTGCGCGATCCGGCGACGATGAAGAAACTCGTAGACGTCAACGAGGACGTGCTCGCTGGCGTGAAGCTTGGCGATGTCGAAGAGCTGTGGTTCACTTCGACGGATGGATGGAAGATCCAAGGCTGGTTGATCAAACCCGCCGAGTTCGACCCGACGAAGAAATATCCAATGGTGCTCTGGATTCATGGCGGTCCCTGGGCGATGTACAGCGTGGCGTTCAACTGGGCCTTCCAGAATTTCGCGGCCAACGGTTACGCCGTCCTCTACACGAACCCGCGTGGGAGCACGGGATACGGGCAAGAGTTCGTCAACGGCATTCAGTACGCCTATCCGGGCAAGGATTACGACGACCTGATGGCGGGGGTAGATGCCGCGCTCGCCAAGGGCTGGATTGACGAACGCAACCTCTTCGTCTGTGGCGGCAGTGGAGGAGGCGTTCTCACGGCGTGGATCGTCGGGCATACGGATCGGTTCGCCGCGGCCGTCTCCATGCGTCCGGTCACTAACTGGCATTCGTTCGTGGGGACGACCGACGGCCCCAGTTGGTACTATCAGTTCCGAAAATTCCCATGGGAAGACCCGATGGAATACGCGCTCCGCTCTCCGTTGCACTACGTCGCTAATGTGAAGACGCCGACGATGATCATGACGGGCGAAGCCGATCTTCGCACGCCGATCGGTCAAAGCGAGGAGTTCTATCGCGCCCTGAAGATGCTCAAGAAGGAGACGCTCCTCATCCGCATGCCCGAGGAGTATCACAGTTGGCGCCGACCGTCTCACCAACTGGCTCAGCAACTTTATCTGCTTGCCTGGTTCGAGAAGTACAAGCGAAAGGATAAAGAGGAGCCTGTTGAGAGCGCCGAACCGCAGAGCGGGCGCGCACGACGGGAACCCTGA
- a CDS encoding prolyl oligopeptidase family serine peptidase has translation MSGLRVRCSVFGLFLLLFVLLPTWGGARTQLPRKPPTTSADNVKEVLHGVEIVDPYRWLEDQWSPKTRAWIEEQNAYTRALLDTVAGRERIRRRLTELMRVEAIGLPIERGGRYFFSKRRADQEQFVLYMRKGRQGPDEVLIDPHPWSPDHTTSVTLLDVSDDGTLLAYGVRQGGEDEITIRIFDVEARRDLPDVLPKGRYFGLSLTPDKSGFYYTRHTPEGPRVYFHRLGEDPARDREIFGRGYGVDKIINAELSEDGRYLLFTVSHGAGARRTELYLQDVARGGPAIVVVNDLQARFSGEIVGDTLYLLTNWNAPRGRLLAVDVREAAARERWREVIPQSPAVINGFALVGGRLVVNYLENVQARVRMFDPNGRFLAEIPLPTIGSVSSVRGRWTNPEVFYAFSSFHIPTTIYRYDMNTGTSEVWAALKVPIRSEQFEVKQIWYESRDGTRVPMFIAHARHLRLDGARPTLLTGYGGFNVSLLPGFSARAVLWMEMGGVYALPNLRGGGEFGEEWHRAGMLEKKQNVFDDFLAAAEWLIRNGYTNPSRLAISGGSNGGLLVGAALTQRPELFAAVVCSYPLLDMIRYHRFLVARFWIPEYGSSDDPEQFKYLLAYSPYHQVKPGTRYPAVLFITGDADTRVDPLHARKMTARLQAATASDRPILLRYDTKAGHSGGLPLSKQIEDLTDELSFLFWQLGVPMSEN, from the coding sequence ATGAGTGGATTGAGAGTTCGATGTTCGGTTTTCGGGCTTTTCCTCCTTCTTTTTGTTCTCCTCCCAACATGGGGAGGAGCGAGGACACAACTTCCTCGAAAGCCGCCGACGACTTCGGCGGACAATGTCAAAGAAGTCCTGCACGGCGTTGAGATCGTCGATCCCTATCGGTGGCTCGAAGATCAATGGAGTCCGAAGACGCGGGCTTGGATCGAAGAACAAAACGCGTACACCCGCGCGTTGCTCGATACGGTCGCCGGGCGCGAGAGGATCCGAAGGCGCCTCACCGAGCTGATGAGAGTGGAAGCCATCGGACTTCCCATCGAACGCGGCGGTCGATATTTCTTCTCCAAGCGACGCGCCGATCAGGAGCAATTCGTCCTCTACATGCGGAAGGGACGCCAGGGGCCGGATGAGGTGTTGATTGATCCGCATCCGTGGAGTCCCGATCACACGACGAGTGTAACGCTGCTGGATGTCTCTGACGATGGGACCCTGCTCGCCTATGGCGTGCGTCAAGGGGGTGAGGATGAGATCACCATTCGGATCTTCGATGTCGAAGCGCGTCGCGATCTCCCCGATGTCCTTCCCAAAGGCCGATATTTTGGCCTCTCACTGACGCCGGACAAAAGCGGTTTCTACTACACGCGTCACACCCCTGAAGGCCCACGCGTCTACTTTCACCGGTTGGGCGAGGATCCGGCACGCGATCGCGAGATCTTCGGTCGCGGCTACGGTGTAGATAAGATCATCAATGCCGAGCTCTCGGAAGATGGTCGGTACTTGCTCTTTACGGTCTCGCATGGTGCTGGGGCCCGTCGAACGGAGCTTTATCTCCAGGATGTGGCGCGCGGCGGTCCTGCCATCGTAGTCGTCAATGATCTCCAGGCGCGATTCAGTGGGGAGATCGTCGGCGACACGCTCTACCTCTTGACGAACTGGAATGCTCCGCGCGGCCGTCTTTTGGCTGTGGACGTGCGAGAGGCTGCAGCGCGCGAGCGATGGCGCGAGGTCATCCCTCAATCGCCCGCGGTGATCAACGGCTTCGCCTTGGTCGGAGGGCGACTCGTAGTGAACTACCTGGAGAACGTGCAAGCGCGCGTGCGGATGTTTGATCCCAATGGAAGATTCCTCGCCGAAATCCCCCTGCCGACGATCGGCTCCGTCAGTAGCGTGAGGGGCCGTTGGACGAACCCCGAGGTCTTCTACGCCTTCTCCTCCTTCCACATCCCGACGACGATCTATCGCTACGACATGAACACGGGGACATCAGAAGTGTGGGCGGCGTTGAAGGTGCCGATCCGCAGCGAACAGTTCGAAGTCAAACAGATCTGGTATGAATCGCGCGATGGGACGCGCGTCCCAATGTTCATCGCTCATGCCCGTCATCTGAGACTCGATGGCGCGCGTCCGACATTGCTCACCGGCTACGGCGGATTCAACGTCAGTTTGCTGCCAGGCTTCTCCGCGCGCGCCGTCCTGTGGATGGAGATGGGCGGCGTCTACGCGTTGCCGAATCTCCGAGGTGGTGGAGAGTTCGGCGAAGAATGGCACCGCGCGGGGATGTTGGAGAAGAAGCAAAACGTCTTCGACGATTTCCTAGCGGCCGCCGAATGGCTCATCAGAAACGGCTACACCAATCCCTCGCGTCTGGCCATCTCCGGTGGAAGCAACGGAGGACTCCTTGTCGGAGCAGCCCTCACGCAGCGTCCGGAGCTGTTCGCTGCCGTCGTTTGCTCCTACCCGTTGCTCGATATGATCCGATACCATCGGTTTCTGGTCGCTCGCTTCTGGATCCCGGAGTATGGATCGTCGGACGATCCGGAGCAGTTCAAATACCTGCTCGCGTATTCGCCGTATCATCAGGTCAAACCCGGTACCCGGTACCCGGCCGTACTCTTCATCACTGGGGATGCTGATACGCGAGTAGATCCGCTTCACGCGCGGAAGATGACGGCACGACTTCAAGCGGCGACCGCTTCAGATCGGCCGATCCTCCTCCGCTACGATACGAAAGCCGGGCATTCGGGAGGCTTGCCACTCAGCAAGCAGATCGAAGATTTGACGGATGAGTTGAGCTTCCTCTTCTGGCAGCTCGGCGTTCCAATGTCGGAGAACTGA